A genomic window from Daphnia carinata strain CSIRO-1 chromosome 9, CSIRO_AGI_Dcar_HiC_V3, whole genome shotgun sequence includes:
- the LOC130697281 gene encoding uncharacterized protein LOC130697281: MDGTFSIIKKPFMQMSTIHAFIRYGNEKKMVPLCFVLMSSRTQKDYIRVLKHIKTVILGNSYAMKECVVDFEKSVWLAIEKEFGIDVKIFGCGFHWTQCIFRRIKSLGLIRAYRTDMRIRGICK; this comes from the exons ATGGATGGAACATTTAGCATCATCAAAAAACCATTTATGCAGATGTCGACGATACACGCTTTCATTCGATatggaaacgaaaagaaaatggttccATTATGTTTTGTCCTCATGTCTAGTAGGACTCAAAAGGACTACATACGTGTGCTGAAACACATAAAAACTGTAATTCTTGGTAACAG TTACGCCATGAAAGAATGTGTCGTTGATTTTGAGAAGTCAGTGTGGCTGGCTATTGAAAAAGAGTTTGGTATTGATGTTAAAATATTTGGATGTGGCTTCCATTGGACCCAGTGTATTTTTCGCCGCATAAAATCATTGG GTTTAATAAGAGCATATCGTACAGACATGCGAATTCGTGGGATTTGCAAGTGA